The Drosophila biarmipes strain raj3 chromosome 2L, RU_DBia_V1.1, whole genome shotgun sequence genome has a window encoding:
- the LOC127010765 gene encoding histone H2B-like has translation MPPKTSGKAAKKAGKAQKNITKSDKKKKRKRKESYAIYIYKVLKQVHPDTGISSKAMSIMNSFVNDIFERIGAEASRLAHYNKRSTITSREIQTAVRLLLPGELAKHAVSEGTKAVTKYTSSK, from the coding sequence atgccgccgaaaactagtggaaaggcagccaagaaggctggcaaagcccagaagaacatcaccaagagcgacaagaagaagaagcgcaagaggaaggagagctacgccatctacatttacaaggtcctgaagcaggtccaccccgacacgggcatttcgtcgaaggcgatgagcatcatgaacagctttgtgaatgatatcttcgaacgcattggtgccgaggcttctcgtctggctcactacaacaagcgctcgactatcaccagtcgggagatccaaacggctgttcgcctacttctgcccggagagttggcgaagcacgccgtcagtgagggaaccaaggctgtcaccaagtacaccagctccaagtaa